A single window of Nicotiana sylvestris chromosome 3, ASM39365v2, whole genome shotgun sequence DNA harbors:
- the LOC104245351 gene encoding purine permease 1-like, with translation MEHHGLSTTTRRILLLINCLILAVGICGGPLMMRLYYVEGGSRIWFSSWLQTAGWPFTLIPLAILYFYRRKTEDSNAKLYFITPRIFIASFVIGVVTGVDDFLYSWGGSKLPVSTSSLLLAAQLAFTAIGAFFIVKLKFTPYSINAVVLLTVGAVLLGVRSNGDRPEGVTSKSYILGFMMTLLAAALYGVILPCIELIYLKAKQAITATLVLEIQMVMCFAATVFCTIGMIANNDFQAISREAKQFNLGEARYYTVIVWTTIIWQCFFVGVIGVIYCSSSLMSGVMIAVLLPVTEVLAVVFFRENFSGEKGLALFLSLWGFVSYFYGEFRQTKKQKNKSPKTEMTMMYTESV, from the exons ATGGAACATCATGGATTAAGCACCACTACGAGGAGAATCCTCCTGCTGATTAACTGTTTAATACTCGCTGTTGGTATCTGCGGTGGTCCTCTAATGATGCGTCTATATTATGTCGAGGGAGGTTCAAGAATATGGTTTAGCAGCTGGTTACAAACTGCTGGATGGCCATTCACCCTTATACCTCTTGCCATCCTGTACTTCTATCGCCGAAAAACCGAAGATTCTAATGCCAAGTTATACTTTATAACACCCCGAATTTTCATCGCATCATTCGTCATTGGCGTTGTCACCGGTGTTGATGATTTTCTCTATTCTTGGGGTGGTTCAAAACTTCCTGTGTCAACCTCTTCACTTCTTCTTGCTGCTCAACTTGCCTTCACGGCAATAGGTGCTTTCTTCATAGTGAAGCTGAAATTCACACCCTACTCTATCAATGCAGTGGTTTTGTTGACAGTTGGTGCTGTTTTATTAGGTGTTCGATCTAATGGTGATCGGCCAGAGGGTGTGACAAGTAAATCCTATATTCTTGGTTTTATGATGACACTTTTGGCAGCAGCTTTATATGGAGTCATTTTGCCTTGtattgagttgatttacttgaaggCAAAGCAAGCTATTACTGCTACATTGGTATTGGAGATTCAAATGGTCATGTGTTTTGCTGCTACAGTTTTTTGCACTATTGGAATGATCGCCAATAACGATTTTCAG GCAATATCAAGGGAGGCAAAACAATTTAACCTCGGAGAAGCTAGATATTATACAGTGATAGTATGGACTACCATTATTTGGCAATGCTTCTTTGTGGGTGTCATTGGAGTCATTTACTGCTCTTCTTCTCTGATGTCTGGGGTTATGATCGCAGTTCTACTTCCTGTTACAGAGGTATTAGCTGTAGTTTTCTTTAGGGAAAATTTTTCAGGTGAAAAGGGCCttgctctttttctttctctttgggGTTTCGTCTCATACTTTTACGGAGAGTTTAGACAAACAAAGAAGCAGAAGAACAAAAGTCCAAAAACTGAGATGACAATGATGTATACTGAGTCTGTTTAA
- the LOC138886989 gene encoding uncharacterized protein, with the protein MLEKVDLVFNYKSRWVLKPHVIYIKNLNHVLQGYDVDMLSYIDICAEYTEVLRYYVVEGDEGIRKLIYVLSTKFNVVQLFAIHEGEEQVIAPNIIQYNEQNIGTVEVGTDCDSSDEEGSSETDSSDYDREQLEVFWKEMTKEVTNKLEKYKEIEKGMSFKSLAEAKRVAGFYAVATSKSLKVKKSDTTRVRYKYDIGYPFGFHISKDRKDQGFKINTLNLEHNCDPTYKNRRATSNILAHYFKDKVKNNPKYKLEDMRVDLEDQFKLNVSYSTMKRVKRLVLEKLEGSHIDDYNRLEAYAQELRDSNPGFDAVINISKDALEQGKRKFLRMYICFYTLKNGRKGGLRPLIGLDDTFLNGKCKGILLVAMAQDSVNHIHPLAWAVVDKETEGEGVTFMFDMQKDLLDVSTVLPSANHRWCVRHTEANWSKK; encoded by the exons ATGCTTGAGAAGGTAGACTTGGTCTTTAATTATAAGAGCAGATGGGTCTTGAAGCCTCATGTAATTTACATTAAAAATCTGAATCATGTGTTGCAAGGATATGATGTGGATATGCTGTCTTATATTGATATTTGTGCTGAATACACTGAAGTCCTTAG ATACTATGTGGTTGAGGGTGATGAGGGCATTAGAAAATTAATATATGTACTATCTACCAAGTTCAATGTGGTTCAGTTATTTGCTATACATGAAGGTGAAGAACAAGTAATAGCTCCTAACATTATTCAGTATAATGAACAAAATATTGGCACAGTAGAGGTTGGTACTGATTGTGACTCCTCTGATGAAGAGGGTTCTAgtgaaactgattctagtgactATGATCGTGAGCAGTTGGAAGTCTTCTGGAAGGAAATGACTAAAGAAGTAACTAATAAAttagaaaaatacaaagaaataGAAAAGGGAATGAGTTTTAAAAGCTTGGCTGAAGCTAAAAGAGTTGCGGGATTTTATGCAGTTGCTACTAGCAAGAGCCTTAAAGTAAAGAAGAGTGACACTACTAGGGTGAGATATAAATATGACATAGGATATCCTTTTGGGTTCCATATATCCAAGGATCGAAAAgatcagggatttaaaatcaacACCTTAAACTTGGAACATAACTGTGACCCAACTTATAAAAATAGAAGAGCTACATCCAATATTTTAGCACACTATTTCAAGGACAAGGttaaaaataatccaaagtataAATTGGAAGACATGAGAGTGGATCTGGAGGATCAATTTAAACTTAATGTTAGCTATTCCACAATGAAGAGGGTTAAAAGACTTGTGTTAGAGAAATTAGAGGGTAGCCACATTGATGATTACAATAGATTAGAGGCTTATGCTCAAGAGTTGAGGGATAGCAATCCTGGATTTGATGCGGTGATAAACATATCCAAAGATGCTTTGGaacaaggaaaaagaaaatttctcagAATGTATATTTGCTTCTATACTTTGAAAAATGGTCGGAAAGGAGGATTGAGACCTTTAATAGGTCTGGATGACACTTTTCTAAATGGAAAGTGTAAGGGAATATTACTTGTTGCTATGGCACAAGATTCAGTGAACCACATTCATCCGCTAGCTTGGGCAGTGGTTGATAAAGAAACTG AGGGTGAAGGAGTGACATTTATGTTTGATATGCAAAAG gaTCTGCTTGATGTTTCTACTGTGCTTCCCAGTGCAAATCATAGATGGTGTGTTAGGCATACAGAAGCTAATTGGAGCAAGAAGTAG